A genomic segment from Streptomyces sp. TLI_235 encodes:
- a CDS encoding amino acid/amide ABC transporter substrate-binding protein (HAAT family): MRVPRGAATGVQVAQGSARESARIGGVRTTAKYEVDALVKDLIDQFSGARLPMPVVVLYAEDDDPELDREVRGVVHAVQEAQESGGLPHRVVSGADGDDPHRNAVGIIDGLAKGPWARRGPSWYRAYPAPRSRLVAAIEAAARHTLTTPDAAGRSLDDLVESVLGRLRDLHWRPEPRTSGGEVQRLLSPVLNSTTLIGAFVLAGLTSLLTQARWQVVVLVLLAALLLLGVTGFVRRNTAPLSWLGRASRWFATTTFLAASGRQAAAWSLWRPRMSWDVTRARAREVAGEILKAQLPDTPAEEKDRAQQFHLQLRTLALLEDLRWAHRSWAPDLRGRKRRVPPVVFVPRADARNGALRVLGAISDVRSRRSEQDPLLVLAAVAHADVAAWQEDAGTDPGTVHAVGSRRRGPYENWVSDLRVRQAPSRGRALAWTLPVRLTRLQLSAGETTRLTAVPVRRSWWFLWSRWTVLAVLVLAACGGVLRVQQLGGHYCEARLLGSNPDAVWRTDPGGTRECVGVATGGVSLAGDGDGIRLSGTLAGEGTDRTGADVDLATLEAAIRRENARVDALPDVRYVTVVYAGSLTTTAGQQPRALNSLKELTGVHLAQLRNNAGDPLKIKVLLANGGQDMYFQTEMVRRIVDVARRDRSIVGVVGLGRDTSDSDSSLTLLQQAGLAVVSTTNSATYLAKGHVNYFGLAATDQEEAAALRQIVDGLALPTADRWAAVLTRIPSRDDRYSPEQAQYGSAMLKDAGFQLIGGHPLEYGLTSNGDPDFEAALSTSCHSEHQPAVLYLAGRADDVNQLMRRLAADAGCSRPLTVLTGDDLTKAQFRTGATWMAPQATLYYTALTDPSVTARASDLAEVAAAGLRLAPRGDNPYEDDVFSDGALALGYDATAALQAGAAKAGASQKGGVGSVMAGLRAVEMKNRATGTVDFRDTRPLATGPQPGHGLHVIRVRRAAEGAPLIEHICGRPAGDPRPLTGCTP; this comes from the coding sequence GTGCGCGTCCCGCGGGGGGCGGCTACGGGGGTGCAGGTGGCTCAGGGGTCGGCGCGCGAGAGCGCCCGGATCGGCGGTGTGCGTACCACCGCCAAGTACGAGGTCGACGCGCTGGTCAAGGACCTCATCGACCAGTTCAGCGGCGCCCGGCTGCCGATGCCGGTCGTCGTGCTGTACGCCGAGGACGACGACCCGGAGCTCGACCGCGAGGTCCGGGGCGTGGTGCACGCCGTCCAGGAGGCCCAGGAGAGCGGCGGGCTGCCGCACCGGGTGGTCTCCGGCGCCGACGGCGACGACCCGCACCGTAACGCCGTCGGCATCATCGACGGCCTCGCCAAGGGCCCCTGGGCCCGCCGCGGGCCGTCCTGGTACCGGGCCTACCCCGCGCCGCGCTCCCGCCTCGTCGCCGCGATCGAGGCGGCCGCCCGGCACACCCTCACCACTCCGGACGCCGCCGGGCGCTCCCTCGACGACCTCGTCGAGTCCGTCCTCGGCCGGCTCCGCGACCTGCACTGGCGGCCCGAGCCGCGCACCAGCGGCGGTGAGGTGCAGCGGCTGCTGTCGCCGGTGCTCAACTCCACCACCCTGATCGGCGCCTTCGTCCTCGCCGGGCTCACCAGCCTGCTCACCCAGGCCAGGTGGCAGGTCGTCGTGCTCGTCCTGCTCGCCGCGCTGCTGCTGCTCGGCGTCACCGGCTTCGTGCGCCGCAACACCGCGCCGCTCTCCTGGCTCGGCCGGGCCAGCCGCTGGTTCGCCACCACCACCTTCCTCGCCGCCTCCGGCCGGCAGGCCGCCGCCTGGTCGCTCTGGCGGCCCCGGATGTCCTGGGACGTCACCCGGGCCCGCGCCCGCGAGGTCGCCGGCGAGATACTCAAGGCCCAGCTGCCCGACACACCCGCCGAGGAGAAGGACCGCGCCCAGCAGTTCCACCTGCAGCTGCGCACCCTCGCCCTGCTGGAGGACCTCCGCTGGGCGCACCGCTCCTGGGCGCCCGACCTGCGCGGCCGCAAGCGCCGCGTCCCGCCGGTGGTGTTCGTGCCCCGCGCGGACGCCCGCAACGGCGCCCTCCGGGTGCTCGGCGCGATCTCCGACGTCCGCAGCCGCCGCAGCGAGCAGGACCCGCTGCTCGTCCTCGCCGCGGTCGCGCACGCCGACGTCGCCGCCTGGCAGGAGGACGCCGGCACCGACCCCGGCACCGTGCACGCCGTCGGCTCCCGCCGCCGCGGCCCGTACGAGAACTGGGTCAGCGACCTGCGGGTGCGCCAGGCGCCGAGCCGCGGCCGCGCCCTGGCCTGGACCCTGCCGGTGCGGCTCACCCGGCTCCAGCTGAGCGCCGGCGAGACCACCCGGCTCACCGCGGTGCCCGTCCGGCGCTCCTGGTGGTTCCTCTGGTCCCGCTGGACGGTGCTCGCCGTCCTCGTCCTCGCCGCCTGCGGCGGCGTGCTGCGGGTGCAGCAGCTCGGCGGGCACTACTGCGAGGCCCGGCTGCTCGGCTCCAACCCGGACGCGGTGTGGCGGACCGACCCCGGCGGCACCCGCGAGTGCGTCGGCGTCGCCACCGGCGGCGTCTCCCTCGCCGGCGACGGCGACGGCATCCGCCTCAGCGGCACGCTGGCCGGCGAGGGAACCGACCGCACCGGCGCCGACGTCGACCTGGCCACCCTGGAGGCCGCGATCCGGCGGGAGAACGCCCGCGTCGACGCGCTCCCCGACGTCCGCTACGTGACCGTCGTGTACGCCGGCTCGCTCACCACCACGGCCGGCCAGCAGCCGCGCGCCCTCAACAGCCTGAAGGAGCTGACCGGCGTCCACCTCGCCCAGCTGCGCAACAACGCCGGCGACCCGTTGAAGATCAAGGTGCTGCTCGCCAACGGCGGGCAGGACATGTACTTCCAGACCGAGATGGTCCGGCGGATCGTCGACGTCGCCCGACGGGACCGCTCGATCGTCGGTGTGGTCGGCCTCGGCCGCGACACCTCCGACAGCGACAGCTCCCTCACCCTCCTCCAGCAGGCCGGCCTCGCCGTGGTCAGCACCACCAACTCCGCCACCTACCTCGCCAAGGGCCACGTCAACTACTTCGGCCTGGCCGCCACCGACCAGGAGGAGGCCGCCGCCCTGCGGCAGATCGTCGACGGCCTCGCCCTGCCGACCGCCGACCGCTGGGCCGCCGTGCTCACCCGCATCCCCAGCCGCGACGACCGGTACAGCCCGGAACAGGCCCAGTACGGCTCCGCGATGCTCAAGGACGCCGGGTTCCAGCTGATCGGCGGCCACCCCCTCGAGTACGGGCTCACCAGCAACGGCGACCCCGACTTCGAGGCGGCGCTCAGCACCAGCTGCCACTCCGAGCACCAGCCGGCCGTGCTCTACCTGGCCGGCCGGGCCGACGACGTCAACCAGCTGATGCGGCGCCTCGCCGCGGACGCCGGCTGCAGCCGCCCGCTCACCGTGCTCACCGGCGACGACCTGACGAAGGCCCAGTTCCGCACCGGTGCCACCTGGATGGCGCCGCAGGCCACCCTCTACTACACCGCGCTCACCGACCCGTCCGTCACGGCCCGGGCCTCCGACCTCGCCGAGGTCGCAGCGGCCGGGCTCCGGCTCGCCCCGCGCGGCGACAACCCGTACGAGGACGACGTGTTCTCCGACGGCGCGCTCGCCCTCGGCTACGACGCCACCGCCGCCCTCCAGGCCGGCGCGGCCAAGGCCGGCGCCTCCCAGAAGGGCGGGGTCGGCTCGGTCATGGCGGGCCTGCGCGCGGTGGAGATGAAGAACCGCGCCACCGGCACCGTCGACTTCCGGGACACCCGGCCGCTCGCCACCGGCCCGCAGCCCGGCCACGGCCTGCACGTCATCCGGGTCCGCCGGGCCGCCGAGGGCGCGCCCCTCATCGAGCACATCTGCGGCCGCCCGGCCGGCGACCCCCGTCCGCTCACCGGGTGCACCCCGTGA
- a CDS encoding bd-type cytochrome oxidase subunit I, with amino-acid sequence MTTAPFLPAGTPAQLLPARELVAFTPAAHITLVPPGVALPFVTPVMHHRGLRRNDPVAVLPARRRSAVTAVRFAVGIVTGTVPSFEFGLLWPGMTGRRGDVPTAAASLRTMSGVVVGVHLLLFAAFRTVLPKMRTRRRAAGTGPPPGDGREADTPYGPRPATAAGGGGAP; translated from the coding sequence ATGACGACCGCACCATTCCTGCCGGCGGGCACGCCGGCGCAGCTGCTGCCCGCCCGCGAGCTCGTGGCGTTCACCCCGGCCGCGCACATCACCCTGGTGCCGCCGGGTGTGGCGCTGCCGTTCGTCACCCCGGTGATGCACCACCGGGGGCTTCGCCGAAACGACCCGGTGGCGGTGCTGCCGGCCCGCCGCCGGTCGGCGGTGACGGCGGTACGGTTCGCGGTCGGCATCGTGACGGGCACGGTGCCGTCCTTCGAGTTCGGGCTGCTGTGGCCGGGCATGACGGGCCGCCGGGGGGACGTCCCGACCGCCGCCGCCTCACTGCGGACGATGTCCGGCGTCGTGGTCGGCGTCCACCTGCTGCTCTTCGCGGCCTTCCGGACGGTGCTGCCGAAGATGCGCACCCGCCGGCGGGCGGCCGGCACCGGCCCGCCGCCCGGCGACGGACGGGAGGCCGACACCCCGTACGGGCCCCGCCCGGCGACCGCGGCGGGCGGCGGGGGCGCCCCGTGA
- a CDS encoding cytochrome bd-I ubiquinol oxidase subunit 2 apoprotein: MTADVLAWILLAAVAAYACGGGVDYGAGFWDLVAGGAERGRRPRWLIDHAMAPVWEVNNVWLIFVLVLMWTGFPVFFQTVFTAMWLPLALAAVGLLLRGAGFALRKPARRLAARRVYGAVFAVSSVVTPFFFGAVVGGVASGRVAPGTTASADVWANTASVQTGLLTVAATAYLGAVFLTADAGRFDAPDLVRYFRLRAWAGLAAVAVLALIGLTVTDDHASYVHHGLTHGIGLALLAAAVVAAAATGWLVAGRSAGWARYSSVASVVLVVAAWGFAQKPYLLPTSLTVQRAAGADGPLKWLLFVSAVAVVLIGPALVVLYRLDTHGVLEPLTDADVAGGRGPGEGAAP, encoded by the coding sequence GTGACCGCGGACGTCCTGGCCTGGATCCTGCTGGCCGCGGTGGCCGCCTACGCCTGCGGCGGCGGGGTCGACTACGGCGCGGGCTTCTGGGACCTGGTCGCGGGCGGCGCGGAGCGCGGCCGCCGGCCCCGGTGGCTGATCGACCACGCGATGGCCCCGGTGTGGGAGGTCAACAACGTCTGGCTGATCTTCGTCCTGGTGCTGATGTGGACGGGCTTCCCGGTCTTCTTCCAGACGGTGTTCACCGCGATGTGGCTGCCGCTGGCGCTGGCCGCGGTCGGCCTGCTGCTGCGCGGCGCGGGCTTCGCCCTGAGAAAGCCCGCCCGGCGGCTGGCGGCCCGGCGGGTGTACGGCGCGGTGTTCGCCGTCTCCTCGGTGGTCACCCCGTTCTTCTTCGGCGCGGTGGTCGGCGGGGTGGCCTCCGGCCGGGTCGCCCCCGGCACGACCGCCTCCGCGGACGTCTGGGCGAACACCGCCTCGGTGCAGACCGGGCTCCTCACCGTCGCCGCCACCGCCTACCTGGGGGCGGTGTTCCTCACCGCCGACGCCGGCCGATTCGACGCGCCCGACCTCGTGCGGTACTTCCGGCTGCGGGCCTGGGCGGGCCTCGCCGCCGTCGCCGTCCTGGCGCTGATCGGGCTGACGGTGACCGACGACCACGCCTCCTACGTCCACCACGGGCTCACCCACGGGATCGGGCTCGCGCTGCTGGCCGCCGCGGTGGTGGCGGCCGCGGCCACCGGATGGCTGGTCGCGGGGCGGTCCGCCGGCTGGGCGCGGTACAGCTCGGTCGCCTCGGTGGTACTGGTGGTCGCCGCGTGGGGCTTCGCCCAGAAGCCGTACCTGCTGCCGACCTCGCTGACGGTGCAGCGGGCCGCCGGCGCGGACGGGCCGCTGAAGTGGCTGCTGTTCGTCAGCGCGGTCGCCGTGGTGCTGATCGGTCCGGCCCTGGTGGTGCTCTACCGGCTGGACACCCACGGCGTGCTGGAGCCGCTGACCGACGCCGACGTGGCGGGCGGCCGCGGCCCGGGCGAGGGGGCCGCCCCGTGA
- a CDS encoding sodium/proton antiporter (CPA1 family), with translation MTADQILVGTGLIVVLAAASQLLAARLRIPALLVLLPVGFTAGALTDTVDPQLLLGPAFSPLVSLAVAVILYDSGLGLELRRLQGHTRRTVVRLIWLGTIVTWAAATALAAPLLDMSERSAVMLGAILVVSGPTVVGPLLNFVRPTERLQRILIWEGTLIDPVGGILGAFVFHGVVSSGEDGLRGQLGGFWLSVLVGCAGGAVGAAALWLVLRRLRPNEILGTTAQLAAVIGAAAGCDALRDDTGLIAAVVMGMAMANLPGLDLPARRPFLETLVSLIIGLLFVSISATVTPDSLRHVVLPTLGLAAALVLVVRPAVALLATLRTDVSRGERLFVGWMAPRGIVAAATASTFSATLIAKGVDGAERLLPATFVVIVATVTVYGLTAYPVAERLGVLRPARSRPLLVGGDAFAVDLGRALRSLGLDVLMWAGADAERARITEAGLELAPGELLAAATGAGAELEGITGVLLLTEEDDFNALASMTLHETLEGAVYRLAPAAGSRGVVAPYTGGEALFGGGLTRPEVARHYADGARVTTRPVNGGLPDGHRLLCLVKPDGRLLPVTDDRTPTPAPGDRAVLLSPPTS, from the coding sequence GTGACGGCCGATCAGATCCTGGTCGGCACCGGGCTGATCGTGGTGCTCGCCGCCGCCTCCCAGCTGCTCGCCGCCCGGCTGCGGATCCCGGCGCTGCTGGTGCTGCTGCCCGTCGGCTTCACCGCCGGGGCGCTCACCGACACCGTCGATCCGCAGCTGCTGCTGGGCCCGGCGTTCTCCCCGCTGGTCTCGCTCGCCGTCGCGGTCATCCTCTACGACTCCGGCCTCGGTCTGGAGTTGCGCCGCCTGCAGGGGCACACCCGCCGGACGGTGGTCCGGCTGATCTGGCTCGGCACCATCGTCACCTGGGCGGCCGCGACCGCCCTCGCGGCGCCGCTGCTCGACATGTCCGAGCGCTCCGCGGTGATGCTCGGGGCGATCCTGGTCGTCTCCGGGCCGACGGTCGTCGGGCCGCTGCTGAACTTCGTCCGGCCCACCGAGCGGCTGCAGCGCATCCTGATCTGGGAGGGCACGCTGATCGACCCGGTCGGCGGCATCCTCGGCGCCTTCGTCTTCCACGGCGTCGTCTCCTCCGGGGAGGACGGGCTGCGCGGCCAGCTCGGCGGGTTCTGGCTCAGCGTCCTGGTCGGCTGCGCGGGCGGCGCCGTCGGCGCCGCGGCGCTCTGGCTGGTGCTGCGCCGGCTGCGGCCGAACGAGATCCTCGGCACCACCGCCCAGCTCGCCGCCGTGATCGGGGCGGCGGCGGGCTGCGACGCGCTGCGCGACGACACCGGGCTGATCGCCGCGGTGGTGATGGGCATGGCGATGGCGAACCTGCCGGGCCTCGACCTGCCGGCCCGCCGGCCGTTCCTGGAGACCCTGGTCTCGCTGATCATCGGCCTGCTCTTCGTCTCCATCTCGGCCACCGTCACCCCGGACTCGCTGCGGCACGTGGTGCTGCCCACCCTGGGTCTGGCCGCGGCGCTGGTCCTGGTCGTCCGCCCGGCGGTCGCGCTGCTGGCGACGCTCCGCACCGACGTGTCCCGCGGCGAGCGGCTGTTCGTCGGCTGGATGGCGCCCCGCGGCATCGTGGCCGCGGCCACCGCCTCCACGTTCTCCGCCACCCTGATCGCCAAGGGCGTCGACGGCGCGGAACGGCTGCTGCCCGCCACCTTCGTGGTGATCGTCGCCACCGTCACCGTGTACGGGCTGACGGCCTATCCGGTCGCCGAACGGCTCGGCGTCCTGCGGCCGGCCCGCTCGCGGCCGCTGCTGGTCGGCGGCGACGCGTTCGCCGTCGACCTCGGACGGGCGCTGCGCTCGCTCGGCCTGGACGTGCTGATGTGGGCCGGCGCGGACGCGGAGCGGGCCCGCATCACCGAGGCCGGACTGGAGCTGGCGCCGGGCGAACTGCTCGCCGCGGCAACCGGCGCGGGCGCCGAACTCGAGGGCATCACCGGCGTGCTGCTGCTCACCGAGGAGGACGACTTCAACGCGCTGGCCTCGATGACCCTGCACGAGACGCTCGAGGGCGCGGTGTACCGGCTGGCGCCGGCCGCGGGCAGCCGCGGCGTGGTGGCGCCGTACACCGGCGGCGAGGCACTCTTCGGCGGCGGCCTGACCCGCCCGGAGGTGGCCCGGCACTACGCGGACGGCGCCCGCGTCACCACCCGTCCGGTGAACGGCGGCCTGCCCGACGGCCACCGTCTCCTCTGCCTGGTGAAACCCGACGGCCGCCTCCTCCCGGTGACCGACGACCGCACCCCCACCCCGGCCCCGGGCGACAGGGCCGTCCTGCTGAGCCCGCCCACGTCGTAG
- a CDS encoding putative hydrophobic protein (TIGR00271 family) has protein sequence MDSIHVRAVSPPDLTGRVVELLAGDLCVLNLVVQPGAARHPDGDALAFDVLAGRANEVLRGLHGLGLDSRGSVVIEPVDLAYYGTAAEAGRRSLGRRAHAPIWAAVEARIRAQRGYAPSFYLYLVVAALIGAVGIVTNSQILIVGAMVVGPEYGAIVGVALGLDRGDRGAVRRGLTALVCGFLAAMLITFLFALLIRGFGLQSRAYDLGLQPVSHLIGTPDFFSVVVACLAGVVGIVSLTEARTGALLGVFISVTTIPAAADVSVSAAFEDWDKSWGSFLQLLLNVGVLVVVGTLALRAQRAAWQRIGRRRAGRGTD, from the coding sequence GTGGACTCGATCCATGTCCGTGCGGTGAGTCCGCCGGACCTGACCGGGCGGGTCGTGGAGCTGCTCGCGGGCGACCTGTGCGTGCTGAACCTGGTGGTGCAGCCGGGCGCGGCCCGGCACCCGGACGGCGACGCGCTGGCCTTCGACGTGCTGGCGGGCCGCGCCAACGAGGTGCTGCGCGGCCTGCACGGGCTGGGCCTGGACAGCCGCGGGTCGGTGGTGATCGAACCGGTGGACCTGGCGTACTACGGCACCGCCGCCGAGGCCGGCCGGCGCAGTCTCGGCCGGCGCGCGCACGCGCCGATCTGGGCTGCGGTGGAGGCGCGGATCCGTGCCCAGCGCGGCTACGCGCCGAGTTTCTACCTGTACCTGGTGGTGGCGGCGCTGATCGGCGCGGTCGGCATCGTCACCAACTCGCAGATCCTGATCGTGGGGGCGATGGTGGTCGGCCCGGAGTACGGGGCGATCGTCGGGGTGGCGCTGGGTCTGGACCGCGGCGACCGGGGGGCCGTCCGGCGCGGGCTCACCGCACTGGTCTGCGGCTTCCTGGCGGCGATGCTGATCACGTTTCTGTTCGCGCTGCTGATCCGGGGTTTCGGCCTGCAGTCGCGGGCGTACGACCTGGGTCTGCAGCCGGTGTCCCATCTGATCGGCACGCCGGACTTCTTCTCGGTCGTCGTCGCCTGCCTGGCGGGCGTGGTGGGGATCGTCTCGCTGACCGAGGCGCGCACCGGCGCGCTGCTCGGGGTGTTCATCTCTGTGACGACCATTCCGGCGGCCGCGGACGTCAGCGTCTCGGCGGCGTTCGAGGACTGGGACAAGTCCTGGGGGTCGTTCCTGCAGCTGCTGCTGAACGTCGGGGTGCTGGTGGTGGTCGGAACGCTCGCGCTCCGCGCCCAGCGGGCGGCGTGGCAGCGGATCGGACGACGGCGCGCCGGGCGTGGAACGGACTGA
- a CDS encoding H+/Cl- antiporter ClcA: MPAGPPAEPDPASQDPFAIVRTRGYVAVLVFAALLGVPISAGAFGFLALVSELQSLVYDDLPKGLGFDGTPDWWAVPLLAVAGVVVALTIRYLPGGGGHKPAEGLKTGGTPSFATVPGVAIAAIVGLSLGIVLGPEAPLIALGGGIAVGAIRLLKRDAPPTAVSVLGAAGSFAAISELLGSPLIGAFLLMEASGLGGPMLGVVLVPGLLSAGVGSLIFTGLGNWTGLGTYSLTLHQVPQANRPTFSEFGWALLVGLVAAFLGEGIRRSSLRLQPVVERRRLPLTVLVGVLVGLLALLFAAISDKPISMVLYSGESTIGPLLDDHAAYTAGVLVLLVVCKSLAYGLSLGAFRGGPVFPAVFIGGAGGMALAHLPGVDTTTGFAMGVGAMSVAMLKLPMTCVLLASLLLGAEGLTVMPLVIVAVVVSYVVTLRLAPRPEPAPPEPARSTV; encoded by the coding sequence ATGCCGGCCGGACCGCCCGCGGAACCCGATCCCGCGTCGCAGGACCCGTTCGCGATCGTCCGCACCCGGGGCTACGTCGCGGTGCTGGTGTTCGCGGCGCTGCTGGGTGTGCCGATCTCGGCCGGGGCGTTCGGCTTCCTCGCCCTCGTCTCCGAACTCCAGTCGCTGGTCTACGACGATCTGCCGAAGGGGCTCGGCTTCGACGGCACGCCGGACTGGTGGGCGGTGCCGCTGCTCGCCGTGGCGGGTGTGGTGGTCGCCCTGACCATCCGGTACCTGCCGGGCGGCGGAGGCCACAAGCCGGCCGAGGGGCTCAAGACCGGTGGCACGCCCTCGTTCGCGACGGTGCCCGGGGTGGCCATCGCCGCGATCGTCGGACTCAGCCTCGGCATCGTGCTCGGCCCGGAGGCGCCGCTGATCGCCCTCGGCGGCGGGATCGCGGTCGGCGCGATCAGGCTGCTGAAGCGCGACGCGCCGCCGACCGCGGTCAGCGTGCTGGGCGCGGCCGGCAGCTTCGCGGCGATCAGCGAACTGCTCGGCTCCCCGCTGATCGGGGCGTTCCTGCTGATGGAGGCCTCCGGGCTGGGCGGCCCGATGCTCGGCGTGGTGCTCGTACCCGGCCTGCTCTCGGCCGGCGTCGGCTCGCTGATCTTCACCGGCCTCGGCAACTGGACCGGTCTCGGCACCTACTCGCTGACCCTGCACCAGGTGCCGCAGGCCAACCGGCCGACCTTCTCCGAGTTCGGCTGGGCGCTGCTGGTCGGCCTGGTCGCGGCGTTCCTGGGCGAGGGCATCCGCCGGTCCTCGCTGCGGCTGCAACCGGTGGTGGAGCGGCGGCGGCTGCCGCTCACCGTGCTGGTCGGCGTGCTCGTCGGCCTGCTCGCCCTGCTGTTCGCGGCGATCTCCGACAAGCCGATCTCGATGGTGCTGTACTCCGGCGAGTCCACGATCGGGCCGTTGCTTGACGACCATGCGGCGTACACGGCGGGCGTCCTGGTGCTGTTGGTGGTCTGCAAGTCGCTGGCGTACGGCCTGTCGCTCGGCGCCTTCCGCGGCGGTCCCGTCTTCCCGGCGGTGTTCATCGGCGGGGCGGGCGGGATGGCGCTGGCCCACCTGCCCGGGGTGGACACCACCACCGGGTTCGCCATGGGCGTGGGGGCGATGAGCGTGGCGATGCTGAAGCTGCCGATGACCTGCGTACTGCTGGCCAGCCTGCTGCTCGGCGCGGAGGGGCTCACCGTGATGCCGCTGGTGATCGTCGCGGTGGTGGTCTCCTACGTGGTGACGCTCAGGCTCGCGCCGAGGCCGGAACCCGCCCCGCCGGAGCCCGCGCGGTCCACCGTCTGA
- a CDS encoding DNA-binding transcriptional MocR family regulator, giving the protein MVDCPAQQCPGRTAPTGGEPRVTAVHHTVGRTGAGADAATARAAYEQLRARGLKLDLTRGKPSPEQLDLSDALLTILKPGDVRSADGTDCRNYGGLQGLAELRAVFAELLDVPADQLFACGNASLSVMHDVVAHAMLAVLPGAKQRWADEDEVRFLCPVPGYDRHFTICDRFGITMVPVPLTGEGPDMDVVEELVASDPRIKGMWCVPKYSNPTGETYSDETVRRLAAMPAAAPDFRLFWDNAYAVHHLTEERTPLLPILAACEAAGHPDRAFLFASTSKITVAGAGVAFLGSSPANMAWYARLAAAQTIGPDKVNQLRHARFFTDAAAVETHMDGHRQLLEPRFAAVYDVLERELGPLGIATWTRPLGGYFVSLEVPEGCASEVVRLAKEAGIALTPAGAAFPGGKDPRDSQIRLAPSFPSVDEVRSAMEGVAVCVRLAAAERAAA; this is encoded by the coding sequence TTGGTAGATTGTCCGGCGCAGCAGTGCCCCGGTCGAACCGCACCCACCGGAGGGGAACCTCGTGTCACAGCCGTCCACCACACCGTCGGTCGGACCGGAGCCGGGGCGGACGCCGCCACCGCCCGCGCCGCCTACGAGCAGCTCCGCGCCCGCGGCCTCAAGCTCGACCTCACCCGCGGCAAGCCCTCGCCGGAGCAGCTGGACCTCTCGGACGCGCTGCTGACGATCCTGAAGCCGGGCGACGTGCGCTCCGCGGACGGCACGGACTGCCGAAACTACGGCGGTCTGCAGGGCCTGGCCGAGCTCCGCGCGGTCTTCGCCGAGCTGCTCGACGTGCCCGCCGACCAGCTGTTCGCCTGCGGCAACGCCAGCCTCTCGGTGATGCACGACGTGGTGGCGCACGCGATGCTCGCCGTCCTGCCGGGCGCCAAGCAGCGCTGGGCGGACGAGGACGAGGTCCGCTTCCTGTGCCCGGTGCCCGGCTACGACCGGCACTTCACCATCTGCGACCGGTTCGGCATCACCATGGTGCCCGTCCCGCTGACCGGCGAGGGCCCGGACATGGACGTCGTCGAGGAGCTGGTCGCGTCCGACCCGCGGATCAAGGGCATGTGGTGCGTGCCCAAGTACAGCAACCCCACCGGCGAGACCTACAGCGACGAGACGGTCCGCCGGCTCGCCGCGATGCCGGCCGCCGCGCCCGACTTCCGGCTGTTCTGGGACAACGCCTACGCGGTGCACCACCTGACGGAGGAGCGCACCCCGCTGCTGCCGATCCTGGCGGCCTGCGAGGCGGCCGGCCACCCCGACCGGGCCTTCCTCTTCGCCTCCACCTCCAAGATCACCGTGGCCGGCGCCGGCGTGGCCTTCCTCGGCTCCTCGCCCGCCAACATGGCCTGGTACGCCCGCCTCGCGGCCGCCCAGACCATCGGCCCCGACAAGGTGAACCAGCTGCGGCACGCCCGCTTCTTCACCGACGCCGCCGCGGTCGAGACCCACATGGACGGCCACCGGCAGCTGCTGGAGCCCCGCTTCGCCGCGGTGTACGACGTGCTGGAGCGCGAGCTCGGCCCGCTCGGCATCGCCACCTGGACGCGCCCGCTCGGCGGGTACTTCGTCAGCCTGGAGGTGCCCGAGGGCTGCGCCTCCGAGGTCGTCCGGCTCGCCAAGGAGGCCGGCATCGCGCTGACCCCGGCGGGCGCCGCCTTCCCCGGCGGCAAGGACCCGCGGGACAGCCAGATCCGGCTGGCGCCGTCCTTCCCCTCGGTGGACGAGGTGCGTTCCGCCATGGAGGGCGTGGCCGTCTGCGTCCGCCTCGCCGCCGCCGAGCGCGCCGCGGCCTGA